A window of Exiguobacterium sp. Helios genomic DNA:
TGGAAGAAGAACGGATGATGAACTATTTCTGCGGGGATGTTCACGTCCGCGGCGCCTATCCGGCGTTTGCCGACCGTTTCTTCACTGAAAACAATATCGAGCTGGTTGTCGAAGACGGCGATCTTGAATTGTTGCGTGACTACACCGTCGATTTCTTCTCGCTCAGCTACTACATGTCACGGACGGAAAAAGCAGAGAAAGACGGAGGTGAGGCCGGCGGCAACATCATGAGCGGCGTCAAGAATCCGTACTTGAAAGCAAGCGACTGGGGCTGGGAAATCGATCCGGACGGGTTGCGGATCATCTTAAATAAATTGTATGACCGGTATCAGATTCCGTTGTTCATCGTCGAAAACGGACTTGGTGCTTACGATAAAGTCGAAGCGGACGGTGCGGTTCATGACTCGTACCGGATCGCGTATCTTGAAGGGCACTTGAAAGCGATGATGGAAGCGATTGGGGACGGTGTCGAGATGATGGGGTATACAAGCTGGGGCTGCATCGACCTCGTCAGTGCGTCGACCGGGGAATACAGCAAACGCTACGGATTCATCTATGTCGACAAACATGATGACGGGTCGGGAACACTGGCGCGGTCGCGGAAAGATTCATTTTATTGGTACAAGGAAGTCATTGCCTCAAACGGTGTAACATTGACGCAGACGTCCGTTTCAAAATAAGCAAAAAGACCGGCATCGCAGAAGCGAAACCGGTCTTTTTTTAATCGATTATTCAGTCCACCATAAAGCATCATCCGGTTTTTTGGCAACGGCTTGCAGTTCTTTTTCCGTCGAGACGGTCGGGTGGGAACCTTTTAAGGCTTTACCCGATGTGCTCTTGAAAAAGAAGAAGAACGTGATGAAGCCGATCACGCTGACGGCTGTCAGGTAATACGCCGGTGCGAGCGGATTTTGTGTCGTATGGACGAGCCATGTCGAGACAAGTGGTGTCGTTCCGCCGAAAATCGAGACGGAAACGTTAAATGTGACAGACAATGTCCGGTAACGGACGTCTGTATAAAAGATACTCGGCAACAGACTTGGCATCGTTCCCTCGAAGATGGCGAGGAAGAATCCAAGAATGAAGATTCCGATTCCGACGAACAAGAGTGGCTTCAGACCAATCAGGTAGAACGAGAGAATCGACAGAATCGACAGACCGGCCAATGCAAACAGGACGATGTTACGATTCCCTTTTTTGTCGCTGAGTTTACCGAAAAAGTAGGCGAGCGGAATCATGATGAACATGACACCGGTAATCAAAATCGTACTCGTTGAGCTTGAGATGCCCATGACTTCATTCAGGTAAGACGGCATATACGACAGTAACATGTAGTTCGTAATGTTGAAGAACGCAACGGCGATGAAACAAACGATGATATCGCGTTTGTGGTCCCGGAGAATTTCGCGGAACGATGCCGGTTCTTCCGTATTTTCATTAATTTCATTTTCGAAAATTGGTGATTCATCGAGGTGGCGACGCAAGTACAGACCAAACAGTCCGAGCGGTGCTCCTAAGATAAACGGAATCCGCCAGCCCCACGATGCCATTTGATCGTCGGATAACGTGACGAACAGCACAGTCGCAAGAATCGAAGCTAAAATGTAACCACCGAGTGTCCCGATTTCAAGACCACTTCCGAGGGCGCTTCGTTTATTGTCCGGTGATGATTCCGCGATATAAACCATCGCGCCGGCATATTCACCGCCGGTTGAGAAACCTTGTAGAATCCGAGCCAGTAACAGTAGAATCGGTGCCCAAATCCCAATTTGATCATACGTTGGTAACAGACCGATGAGCAGGGTGGACGCTGCCATCATGACGATGGTCGTCGTCAGGACAACCTTTCGTCCAAGGCGATCTCCGATTCGTCCGAAAACGATTCCGCCGATTGGTCGCATTAAAAAAGCGATCGCAAACGTCGCAAAGGTAAAGACAAGCTTCAATTCATCATTTTCAACAGCACTAAAGAAGTTTTGACTGATGATGATTGCGAGATAGGAATAAAGACCAAAATCGAACCATTCCATCGCATTCCCAATTCCGGTCGCGTAGACACTTTTTTTGGTTTGCTTCATGTCGACGACATTGACTTTTTCTTTTCTGAATTTCATAAGTTCTGTTCACTCCCTTTAATAAGTTCGTATCGTAACATAGTAGGGAATGAAGTCAAGTCGCTAAGACGCTTAACGACTTGAGAATGACTGAAAACGGCTCTGTGCCGGGAGTTGTCAAACCGTTGAGACTGTAAGGAAGACGTCTTGTCGTCAAGATAAATGAAAAAATATTAATTTTTTTCATTTCTTTTCACAAAAATGACACGTTTCTCATTCGTTTTCATTTTGTTTGTTCGTTAAGAATCCGCCCTAAGCAGGAGGTCAAGTTAAGGAAATGATTGGTAAAATTAAGTAGATACATAGATGAGTGAAGAGGGGCTGGATGACATGAATACGAGACGCATGGGAAAGTGGCTGGCAGGTTTGTTAGGTGTGGTGATCATCAGCGGAACGGCTTGGTATTATCTGTTTGAGACGTCACAAGTGAACGGTTTTCCGATTCCACGGACGGGGACGGTCGAGGAAAAGCCGGAGGGCTTATTAGTCAAGACGCATCTCGTGTCGGAAGTCGAAGGACCCGGCGTATTATACGAAATGCGAATCCGGCAAGCCGGCTGGAAGTGGGTCGACCGTGAAGGACTGGCCGCCTGGTATGAAAAAGACGGTCGAATGATTGAACTGACGACATTTGATGATGAATTGTTTCTCGAACCGGCTGAACGTGCCGGCATCGAACAATAAGACAAGCGGAGTTCCTATTCACAGGGACTCCGCTTGTTTTGTCTGCTCAATTTGCATAGAGCAGCTTTTTCGTATCTTTTTCGTAGACCCGGTAATTAATTTCGAACGCCTGATTCCGAGTCGTCGTCATCCGGCAATAATACGGAACCTTTTTGCCGTAAGCCTCAAGATCCGGTGCGTCACGGAAAGAAAATGTGTCGTTGGTTTCCGTTAACGTGATATCGATGGATGTTCTTTTTGACTCAGACGGTTCTAAAACACAGGCACCTTCTAATACACGGTAATCACGAAACACCATCTCGGTGAAGCTCGGCATTGTCATCCACAGACACAGCAATCCGATTAATAGGATACCTGTCCATTTGAGTTTTTTGAAAAAGGAATGCTGTTTGTTGTCAAAATGAAGGACCAAAAGGTAACAGGCCGGTAAGAAAAATGAAACACCTAACAAGAAAATGAAAAAATAAGTGATGATTTCAGAATTCATTCATACACGTCCTTTTCAATTCGATCATTCAGATGAATACAATAACTTATCTGTCTTTAAATCGTAAATCCGATAAGAAATCTCGAATTCATGATCTTTTGTCGTCGTCACGTGACACGTATACGGGACATCCGGTCCGTATGCGCCGAGGTCTGCCCGATCCAAGAAACTGAAATAGTCGCCTGTTTTGTCGTAGTAAAGATCAATCGTCCGCGGTTTGGATTGATCATCGTACTCCACCGTACAGACTCCTTTAGTCGTCGCATAATCATGGTAGACGACGTATTTCAGGCTGGGAACGGTATACCAAATCAGTCCTACACCGCACAATAACATCAGAAAAGTCCCGATATAATGTTTAAATCTCGCCTCATTGTCATGACGAAACGAAAAAAATAGTAACACGCTCAGTATAAGTAATACAAAACCGCCAGCAAGTATGCCGTAATAAAAAAGCACTTCTTTATTCATGCGATCATCACCCTTATAAATACAAGCCGTTCGCCTGAACGACGAATTGCGAGTGCTCGTAATGATAGGTAATGACGGAGTAGTCGAACGGACGGCCGTTCGTCAGGTGGAAGATCGTCTCGACCGTCAATGCCGGATCACCGGCTGTGAGCTCCAAATGGGTTGCGATCGCGTCCGGCAACTTACCGACATGCATATACATATCCGAGAAGCCGATGTTCAGTCCGAGTGCCGTCTCGAGGTACTCAAAGATCGATTGTTCAACGATTTCCCGGTTTAAGTAAGGCACGATGGCTTGACGATAATAGGATTCCTCAAGACACATGATATGCCCGTCGATGTAGCGGATCCGTTTAATGTAATAAACTATCTCATCAGTCGTGCAGCCGAGATTTTCAGCGATCGCTTCCGGACACGGGATTAACTCAAACGACAGGACTTTGGATTTGATGTCATGTTCGACGAGATTCTGCTTAAAGCCTTGCGTCGAAAACAGCTCGATATAGCCTTTCCGATTGGTCTTGCGGACAAAAATTCCGCTGCCACGGACTTGAAAGATGATGCCTTTTCGCTCCAATAATTCCAGTGCTTTCGTCATCGTTGTCTTGCTGACTTCAAATTGACGGATCAATTGATCGAGAACCGGCAGTTTGTCGCCTTGCTGTAAGGCATGTTGTTCGATATAGGCTTCGATTTCCGTTGCCGTCTGTTGGTATTTCAGCATGGCTCACCCTCATTTTCCAGTAATTGTTCTGCTTTTTCACTATAGCATAAGACGATTTCGAACTAAATAATACAAATAATTAGATTAAATATGGATTGATAAATTGTACATGTACAATTATAATGAGAATGTACAGTTCGTGTTAGAAGAATAAAGGGGGTTCAGGGATGAGTAAAGTGCGGGATTATCAGCAGCTGGCGCATTCGATTTTGGAAGCGGTCGGCGGCGAGGACAATATCATCAGTGTCGCGCGGTGTGCGACACGGCTTCGTTTAGTCTTGAAACGATCGGATGCGAAGGCGAAAGACCAGGTCGCTGCTTTACCGGGTGTCATCACGGTCGTCGAATCAGGCGGTCAGTTCCAGGTCGTCATCGGACAACATGTCGGGGAAGTGTATGAAGCATTCCGGCCACTTGTTTCATTAGAGGACGGGAATTCGGATCAGGGAACCGAAGCACCGAAGGGAACGATCTTGAACCGGATCATCGCGACGATGTCCGCCGTCTTTGCACCGTTCGTCTATATTTTAGCGGCAGCCGGTATCCTGCAGGGGGCACTCATCTTAATTTCACTTGTGTTTAAAGACTTTGCCGCGACGGGAACATATGAAGTGTTCAGCTTTATCTCATGGGCACCGTTCACATTCCTGCCGATTTTCATTGCCATCACGGCAGCGAATCATTTTAAAGTCAATCAGTTCATCGCCGTCGCCTGTAGTGCGGCACTTGTCAGTCCGACCTGGGCCGAGATGGCGGGACGGATCACGTCAGGCGAGTCGATTTCATTCATCGGCATCGCGTTATCAGGAACGACCTACACGTCATCGGTCTTACCGCCGTTGTTCCTCGTCTGGTTGCTGTCCTATCTTGAGAAATTCCTGAACCGGACAATCAATGAAGTCATCAAACCGTTGTTCGTACCGTTCTTTTGTATGGTTATCATGGTGCCGCTGACGATTCTTGTCATCGGTCCGATCACGACGCTCGGAGCGGAAGGAATTGCAAACGGATACAACTATTTAGCGGAAAATGCGCCGGCACTTGCCGGATTGATTATCGGCGGCTTTTGGCAAATCATCGTCATCTTCGGCGTCCACTGGGGCGTCACGCCGATGGTCCTGGCGAACTTCGAACAGTATGGTCGGGATTCGTTCCAGGCGTATCAGACGATTGCCGTCATCGCCCAAGTCGGTGCCGTCATCGGTGTCATTTTAAAAACCCGCAACAAGGAAACGAAAAAGGTTGGTGTCTCAGCCGGTCTGACCGGAATCTTCGGGATTACGGAACCGGCCATCTACGGCGTGACGTTACGCTTTAAGAAACCGTTCATCTACGGCTGTATCTCGGGCGCGGTCGGAGCGGTCGTCGCCAGTTTCTTCAAACCGTATTACTTTGCTTACGCTGGTCTCCCGGGACCATTGACGCTCGTCAACGGCATCAGTTCCGACTATCCGTCGTCAATCGTCGGATTGCTGATCGGAACGGCGATTGCCTTGATTTTACCGATCGTTCTGATTCAAATTCTCGGCTTTGGTGAAGAGAAAGTCGTCCCGGTGGCAACTGCGCCGGCGACACCGGTGCCGGCGCAGGAAGTCAGTGCAACGTTGACGAACGAAGAAACGATTCAAGCACCACTGGCAGGACAACTCGTGCCACTGTCTGACGTACCAGACGAAGTTTTTGCATCAGGAGCAATGGGACAAGGTATCGCGATTCGCCCGACTTCAAACACGGTCGTCGCGCCATTCACCGGTACGATCGTCATGATTTCGCCGACAAAACACGCGATCGGTCTCCGCTCGACGAGCGGTGTCGAAGTCTTGATTCACGTCGGGCTCGAGACAGTCGAATTGGGCGGGACGCCATTTACCTTACATGTCGAGGACGGGGCAAGTGTCGAAGCCGGTCAAACGCTATTGACGTTTGACGCGGAAGCGATCGAACAGCACGGCTTACAGACAATTACACCCGTTATTGTCACGAACGCGTCGAGTTACGCCGAAGTTATTGCGACGCAAAACGGTACAGTCGAAGCAAACACAGAAATTTTGATCATCGTGAAATAAGAGAAAGAAACAAGGAGGAAATGAAGATGAAAACATTACCAAACGACTTTTTATGGGGCGGAGCACTCGCTGCCCATCAATTTGAAGGTGGCTGGAACGCCGGTGGTAAAGGACCAAGCGTCGTCGATGTCATGACGGCTGGTGAACACGGGGTTGCCCGCCGGATCACCGATACGATTGAAGAAGGAACTTTTTACCCGAACCATCAAGCAATCGATTTTTATCACCGCTATAAAGAAGACATCGCCCTGTTTGCCGAGAT
This region includes:
- a CDS encoding MFS transporter; its protein translation is MKFRKEKVNVVDMKQTKKSVYATGIGNAMEWFDFGLYSYLAIIISQNFFSAVENDELKLVFTFATFAIAFLMRPIGGIVFGRIGDRLGRKVVLTTTIVMMAASTLLIGLLPTYDQIGIWAPILLLLARILQGFSTGGEYAGAMVYIAESSPDNKRSALGSGLEIGTLGGYILASILATVLFVTLSDDQMASWGWRIPFILGAPLGLFGLYLRRHLDESPIFENEINENTEEPASFREILRDHKRDIIVCFIAVAFFNITNYMLLSYMPSYLNEVMGISSSTSTILITGVMFIMIPLAYFFGKLSDKKGNRNIVLFALAGLSILSILSFYLIGLKPLLFVGIGIFILGFFLAIFEGTMPSLLPSIFYTDVRYRTLSVTFNVSVSIFGGTTPLVSTWLVHTTQNPLAPAYYLTAVSVIGFITFFFFFKSTSGKALKGSHPTVSTEKELQAVAKKPDDALWWTE
- a CDS encoding GntR family transcriptional regulator, with translation MLKYQQTATEIEAYIEQHALQQGDKLPVLDQLIRQFEVSKTTMTKALELLERKGIIFQVRGSGIFVRKTNRKGYIELFSTQGFKQNLVEHDIKSKVLSFELIPCPEAIAENLGCTTDEIVYYIKRIRYIDGHIMCLEESYYRQAIVPYLNREIVEQSIFEYLETALGLNIGFSDMYMHVGKLPDAIATHLELTAGDPALTVETIFHLTNGRPFDYSVITYHYEHSQFVVQANGLYL
- a CDS encoding beta-glucoside-specific PTS transporter subunit IIABC, yielding MSKVRDYQQLAHSILEAVGGEDNIISVARCATRLRLVLKRSDAKAKDQVAALPGVITVVESGGQFQVVIGQHVGEVYEAFRPLVSLEDGNSDQGTEAPKGTILNRIIATMSAVFAPFVYILAAAGILQGALILISLVFKDFAATGTYEVFSFISWAPFTFLPIFIAITAANHFKVNQFIAVACSAALVSPTWAEMAGRITSGESISFIGIALSGTTYTSSVLPPLFLVWLLSYLEKFLNRTINEVIKPLFVPFFCMVIMVPLTILVIGPITTLGAEGIANGYNYLAENAPALAGLIIGGFWQIIVIFGVHWGVTPMVLANFEQYGRDSFQAYQTIAVIAQVGAVIGVILKTRNKETKKVGVSAGLTGIFGITEPAIYGVTLRFKKPFIYGCISGAVGAVVASFFKPYYFAYAGLPGPLTLVNGISSDYPSSIVGLLIGTAIALILPIVLIQILGFGEEKVVPVATAPATPVPAQEVSATLTNEETIQAPLAGQLVPLSDVPDEVFASGAMGQGIAIRPTSNTVVAPFTGTIVMISPTKHAIGLRSTSGVEVLIHVGLETVELGGTPFTLHVEDGASVEAGQTLLTFDAEAIEQHGLQTITPVIVTNASSYAEVIATQNGTVEANTEILIIVK